A genomic window from Gemmatimonadaceae bacterium includes:
- a CDS encoding DUF4168 domain-containing protein produces MRRPALVSLPNADSTLAIAAALVSLAGAAPRVSAQARQQASSAMQATRIPRADLETFAQAAVAIAAARDSMQAQISAPKNAKTSAQQEIRAHFQSQVAEILHHAGLSEADFDKKTYIVSADSTTRHAYDSLVAKISGQPIPSVYVPANLGPQVKVPATAAGMHIGHVVNTFNDTPDSKGLLPIALSDARVAAQHAQLAARNPTNLDAIKLHAGHVLNALDPSIVPTGPGSGYGLKKAAAGIATHIELAAKAAGATPNIETHAAHIATAARNTVTRADQCIALAKEIQAATTADDAMKLLNQLIPLTQQLTAGADTNNDGKVSIDEGGLQMAQEHVTLMLAAEKLP; encoded by the coding sequence GTGCGTCGTCCCGCCCTGGTTTCGCTCCCCAACGCTGACTCCACTCTCGCGATCGCCGCCGCGCTGGTTTCTCTGGCCGGCGCGGCGCCTCGCGTTTCGGCCCAGGCGCGGCAACAGGCCTCGTCGGCCATGCAGGCGACCCGGATTCCGCGCGCCGACCTCGAGACGTTCGCGCAGGCCGCGGTCGCCATCGCCGCGGCGCGCGACTCCATGCAGGCCCAGATCTCCGCGCCGAAAAACGCCAAGACCTCGGCCCAGCAGGAGATCCGCGCGCACTTCCAGTCACAGGTCGCCGAGATCCTGCATCACGCGGGGTTGAGCGAGGCGGACTTCGATAAGAAGACCTACATCGTCAGCGCCGACTCCACGACGCGGCACGCCTACGACAGCCTCGTCGCGAAGATCAGCGGCCAGCCGATTCCGAGTGTGTACGTGCCGGCCAATCTCGGTCCCCAGGTGAAGGTGCCGGCCACCGCGGCGGGCATGCACATCGGCCATGTCGTGAACACGTTCAACGACACGCCCGATTCGAAGGGCCTGTTGCCGATCGCGCTCTCCGATGCGCGTGTCGCGGCGCAGCACGCGCAGCTCGCGGCGCGGAATCCGACGAATCTCGACGCGATCAAGCTGCATGCGGGTCACGTGCTCAATGCGCTCGATCCGTCCATCGTGCCGACCGGTCCGGGCTCGGGGTACGGGCTCAAGAAAGCCGCGGCCGGCATCGCGACGCACATCGAGCTCGCCGCCAAGGCCGCGGGCGCGACGCCGAATATCGAGACGCACGCGGCGCACATCGCGACGGCCGCGCGCAATACGGTGACGCGCGCCGATCAGTGCATCGCGCTCGCGAAGGAGATTCAGGCCGCGACCACCGCCGACGACGCGATGAAGTTGTTGAATCAGCTCATCCCGTTGACGCAGCAGCTCACCGCCGGCGCCGACACGAACAACGACGGCAAGGTGAGCATCGACGAAGGCGGGCTGCAGATGGCGCAGGAACACGTCACCTTGATGCTCGCGGCGGAGAAGCTGCCCTGA
- a CDS encoding MFS transporter yields MNTFASLRHRNFRLFFVGQSISNTGNWLTNVALTLLVLRITGSGFAVGVSAACQYGPILIITPWAGAVADRSNKRRALLLTQVLEMMQSSGLAVLAFLAHPPLFGLYALALAGGVVLAFDNPLRRSFVTEMVPKEDLANAVVLYSTIVNVSRIFGPALAGLLATTLGYGWCFTIDAATYLAVLFCLWRMRDEELHRERHDDAATSSVRDGVRYLLSVPVLWISFAMLAAVGMLAYNFNVALPLFVTRSLHSSEATFTILYSVFSVGAVASALIVANRRMVQLRHVVIGAVAMGVAMLLLAAAPGVMLALPAVFLVGMGSILYMTSTTSIVQVRSRREMHGRLLALQTVFVAGTGVIGGPLCGSLADWLGGRAPIILGGIVCLAAAVFGALASQTVGEGVGSKQ; encoded by the coding sequence GTGAACACGTTCGCGTCGCTCAGGCACCGCAACTTTCGGCTGTTCTTCGTCGGGCAATCGATCTCGAACACGGGCAATTGGCTCACCAACGTTGCCCTGACGCTGCTCGTGCTCCGGATTACGGGCAGCGGTTTCGCGGTGGGCGTGAGCGCGGCGTGCCAATACGGTCCGATTCTGATCATCACGCCGTGGGCGGGCGCGGTCGCCGATCGCTCGAACAAGCGGCGCGCGCTGCTGCTGACGCAGGTGCTGGAGATGATGCAGTCGTCGGGGCTCGCGGTGCTGGCGTTTCTCGCGCATCCGCCGCTGTTCGGATTGTACGCGCTCGCGCTTGCCGGCGGTGTCGTGCTCGCGTTCGACAATCCGCTGCGGCGATCGTTCGTCACGGAGATGGTGCCGAAGGAAGATCTTGCGAACGCGGTGGTGCTCTACAGCACGATCGTCAATGTCTCTCGCATCTTCGGGCCCGCGCTGGCCGGACTGCTCGCCACCACGCTCGGCTACGGGTGGTGCTTCACGATCGACGCGGCGACCTACCTCGCCGTGTTGTTCTGCCTCTGGCGCATGCGCGACGAGGAACTGCACCGTGAGCGGCATGATGACGCGGCGACGTCGAGCGTGCGCGACGGCGTGCGGTATCTCCTCTCGGTGCCCGTGCTCTGGATCAGCTTCGCGATGCTCGCGGCCGTCGGTATGCTCGCCTACAACTTCAATGTGGCGCTTCCGCTGTTCGTGACGCGCTCGCTGCACAGCAGCGAGGCAACGTTCACAATTCTCTATTCGGTGTTCAGCGTCGGCGCGGTCGCGAGCGCGTTGATCGTCGCGAATCGGCGGATGGTGCAGCTGCGGCACGTCGTGATCGGCGCCGTGGCGATGGGCGTGGCGATGCTGCTCCTTGCCGCGGCGCCCGGCGTGATGCTCGCCCTGCCTGCGGTGTTCCTCGTCGGGATGGGGAGCATTCTCTACATGACGTCGACGACGTCGATCGTGCAGGTGCGCTCGCGCCGGGAGATGCACGGCCGGCTGCTCGCGCTCCAGACGGTGTTCGTCGCGGGGACGGGCGTGATCGGCGGTCCGCTGTGCGGCTCGCTCGCCGATTGGCTTGGCGGGCGGGCGCCGATCATCCTTGGCGGGATCGTGTGCCTGGCGGCTGCCGTGTTTGGAGCCCTGGCATCTCAGACCGTAGGTGAAGGGGTAGGGTCAAAACAATGA
- a CDS encoding PAS domain S-box protein → MADKPKRSTSSSRTPPNDAPSASPPSPKNYSGDEGAGTKSGIAAEIGDLHRLLVESVQDYAIFALDPAGYILSWNAGAERFKGYKAEEIIGKHFSIFYPRDLVEQGFPQFELLTAANTGRFEDEGWRIRKDGSRFWANVVITALRDRNGKLLGFGKVTRDLTERREAEEALRESEERFRLMVEGVKDYAIFLLDPTGLVTTWNDGAERINGYRAKEIIGQHFSKFYPQVDKDARKPARELEIATRTGKYEEEGWRVRKDGSMFWASVLITAIRNRAGELIGFAKVTRDLTERHASEQRALDDARRVATEQGARLAAEARAAELREVTDRLKRQTEELEARTREAEEARHRADDARRRADEANRVKSQFLAAMSHELRTPLNAIGGYADLINMGLSGPVTARQKDQLERIKRSQAHLLGIINDILNFSRIEAGQLSYDLAAVPIQEVVSSVTHMISPQALAKGIAFVDAGCDEGLTAWADRAKVEQIVLNLLSNAVKFTPSGGTITLSCILDAAQRVSISVRDTGIGISNEQIETIFEPFVQVGRTLTASAEGTGLGLAISRDLARAMGGDIVVTSTPDVGSEFTVTLPALHATKAP, encoded by the coding sequence TTGGCCGATAAGCCCAAGCGTTCGACGTCGTCGAGCCGAACCCCGCCGAACGATGCGCCCTCAGCGTCCCCGCCGTCGCCCAAGAACTACTCCGGCGACGAAGGTGCGGGCACGAAGAGTGGAATTGCCGCGGAAATAGGCGATCTCCACCGGCTGCTCGTCGAAAGCGTTCAGGACTACGCCATCTTCGCGCTGGACCCGGCGGGCTACATCCTCAGCTGGAATGCCGGCGCCGAGCGGTTCAAGGGCTACAAGGCCGAAGAAATCATCGGGAAGCATTTCTCGATTTTCTATCCGCGGGATCTCGTCGAACAGGGCTTTCCCCAATTCGAGCTGCTGACGGCGGCGAATACCGGGCGCTTCGAGGACGAAGGCTGGCGCATTCGCAAAGATGGATCGCGGTTCTGGGCAAACGTCGTGATCACCGCCCTGCGCGACCGAAACGGGAAATTGCTCGGTTTCGGCAAGGTCACGCGCGACCTCACCGAACGCCGCGAAGCGGAAGAAGCACTGCGTGAAAGCGAAGAGCGATTCCGCCTCATGGTCGAGGGCGTGAAAGACTACGCCATCTTCCTGCTCGATCCCACGGGACTGGTCACCACGTGGAACGACGGGGCCGAGCGCATCAACGGCTACCGGGCGAAGGAGATCATTGGACAGCACTTCTCCAAGTTCTATCCGCAGGTCGACAAGGATGCGCGAAAGCCGGCGCGCGAGCTGGAAATCGCGACGCGCACGGGCAAGTACGAAGAGGAAGGGTGGCGCGTACGCAAGGACGGCTCGATGTTCTGGGCCAGCGTCCTCATTACGGCCATTCGCAACCGCGCCGGTGAATTGATCGGGTTCGCAAAAGTGACGCGCGATCTCACCGAACGACACGCGTCGGAGCAGCGTGCGCTCGACGACGCGCGGCGCGTTGCGACGGAGCAAGGCGCGCGACTCGCCGCTGAAGCGAGAGCGGCGGAGTTGCGCGAAGTGACCGATCGGCTCAAACGACAGACCGAAGAGCTCGAGGCTCGCACGCGCGAGGCCGAGGAAGCTCGGCATCGCGCGGACGATGCGCGGCGTCGCGCCGACGAAGCAAATCGCGTGAAGAGTCAGTTTCTCGCCGCGATGTCGCACGAGCTGCGCACACCGCTCAATGCCATCGGCGGCTACGCGGATCTCATCAACATGGGACTCTCGGGGCCCGTCACGGCGCGGCAGAAGGACCAGCTCGAGCGCATCAAGCGCAGCCAGGCGCACCTGCTGGGGATCATCAACGACATCCTCAACTTCAGCCGCATCGAAGCGGGGCAATTGAGCTACGACCTGGCCGCCGTACCGATCCAGGAGGTGGTCTCGTCGGTCACGCACATGATCTCGCCACAGGCGCTGGCGAAAGGCATCGCGTTCGTCGATGCCGGGTGCGACGAAGGCCTCACGGCATGGGCCGATCGCGCGAAGGTCGAGCAGATCGTGCTCAACCTGCTGTCGAACGCCGTGAAGTTCACGCCGAGCGGCGGGACCATCACGCTGTCGTGCATCCTCGACGCGGCTCAACGCGTGTCGATCTCGGTGCGCGACACCGGCATCGGCATCAGCAACGAACAAATCGAGACGATCTTCGAGCCGTTCGTGCAGGTCGGCCGCACGCTCACCGCCTCTGCCGAAGGCACGGGATTGGGCCTTGCGATCAGCCGCGATCTCGCGCGCGCGATGGGTGGCGACATCGTCGTGACGAGCACACCGGACGTCGGATCGGAGTTCACGGTGACGCTGCCCGCGCTTCACGCCACGAAGGCGCCCTGA